One genomic region from Haloprofundus salinisoli encodes:
- a CDS encoding zinc-ribbon domain-containing protein, translating into MSKVTFRADDDLVERLEALDASKSEVMREALRAYLDTSERDDGAAEPTPAHIDDLVRERVDELVGEYLRQAESRRPQDVNVNISLDGATDDDAEQRKTTVDDAEAMNEKSCSQCGEELSDGQMYCSNCGEKASRRLFCDCGDEVRSDWAFCPGCGRRTPAADVLDRR; encoded by the coding sequence ATGAGTAAAGTCACGTTCCGCGCGGACGACGACCTCGTCGAGCGACTGGAGGCGTTAGACGCCTCCAAGAGCGAGGTCATGCGCGAGGCGCTTCGTGCGTACCTCGACACCTCGGAGCGTGACGACGGCGCGGCCGAACCAACGCCCGCGCACATCGACGACCTGGTGCGCGAACGCGTCGACGAACTCGTCGGCGAGTATCTCCGACAGGCCGAGAGCCGCCGACCACAGGACGTCAACGTCAACATCAGCCTCGACGGCGCGACTGACGACGACGCCGAGCAGCGTAAGACAACCGTCGACGATGCGGAGGCGATGAACGAGAAATCCTGCAGTCAGTGCGGCGAAGAGCTGTCCGACGGGCAGATGTACTGCTCGAACTGCGGCGAGAAAGCGTCTCGTCGGCTGTTCTGCGACTGCGGCGATGAGGTGCGGTCGGACTGGGCGTTCTGCCCGGGGTGCGGTCGACGGACCCCGGCGGCAGACGTGCTAGACCGTCGTTGA
- a CDS encoding NAD-dependent epimerase/dehydratase family protein, with amino-acid sequence MAKVAITGAAGNVGREALDAFEDTDHEVTAITHREHDDIDSVVLDVTDREAFSDALSGQDVLVHLAANPSPTADWEGVFETNIDGTRNAYEAAVDNDLDRVVFASSNHAVHQYNVGEPDEPESMTDRVRTVRPDDPTLPDSFYGVSKVSGEALGQLYAARHDVDVVNLRIGWLLTADDLRDKDADDEVDSQFLRAMWLSPRDCRAVVRDAVTSSLDGDGLGDTGGEAVTVHGVSANDDRYLSLTETRHALDYRPRDNSAAELDE; translated from the coding sequence ATGGCGAAGGTCGCAATCACCGGTGCGGCGGGAAACGTCGGCAGAGAGGCGCTGGACGCGTTCGAGGACACCGACCACGAGGTGACCGCGATAACCCACCGCGAGCACGACGACATCGACAGCGTCGTCCTCGACGTGACCGACCGTGAGGCGTTCTCGGACGCGCTCTCGGGACAGGACGTGCTCGTCCACCTCGCGGCGAACCCCTCGCCGACCGCCGACTGGGAGGGCGTCTTCGAGACGAACATCGACGGGACGCGAAACGCCTACGAGGCGGCCGTCGACAACGACCTCGACCGTGTCGTCTTCGCCTCCTCGAACCACGCCGTCCACCAGTACAACGTCGGCGAACCCGACGAACCCGAGTCGATGACCGACCGCGTACGGACGGTCCGCCCCGACGACCCGACGCTACCGGACTCCTTCTACGGCGTCTCGAAAGTCTCCGGCGAGGCGCTGGGTCAGCTGTACGCCGCGCGCCACGACGTCGACGTCGTCAACCTCCGCATCGGCTGGTTGCTCACGGCCGACGACCTCCGCGACAAAGACGCCGACGACGAGGTCGACTCGCAGTTCCTCCGCGCGATGTGGCTCAGCCCCCGCGACTGCCGAGCGGTCGTCCGCGACGCGGTGACGTCGTCGCTCGACGGCGACGGACTCGGCGATACCGGCGGCGAGGCGGTGACCGTCCACGGCGTCTCCGCGAACGACGACCGCTACCTCTCTCTCACCGAGACCCGACACGCACTCGACTACCGGCCGCGGGACAACTCGGCGGCCGAACTCGACGAGTGA
- a CDS encoding DUF7095 family protein — translation MERQEALDRVEALVDTVESEPMPVPVREIWVYGDVALGLDPIDRLDVYLTKDIMMRGDADAERAGDLEARFGVKGIGKSVSANWAEQFPGHVRANDNGYAAPEKCLAAHLLDDGEPVHLEVCNASFDDNVTQRLKGAVARDAYEEILDPRGVCLWLDGQRGDETLEKLRGGELPFPTLSGALEMLGMDDEEAQAAATRMREYRAEQTGTTVRGDVV, via the coding sequence ATGGAGCGACAGGAAGCTCTCGACCGCGTCGAAGCGCTCGTCGACACGGTCGAGTCCGAACCGATGCCGGTGCCCGTCCGCGAGATCTGGGTGTACGGCGACGTCGCGCTCGGACTCGACCCCATCGACCGCCTCGACGTCTACCTCACCAAGGACATCATGATGCGCGGCGACGCGGACGCGGAACGGGCGGGCGACCTGGAAGCCCGGTTCGGCGTGAAAGGCATCGGCAAGAGCGTCTCCGCCAACTGGGCCGAACAGTTCCCCGGGCACGTCCGCGCCAACGACAACGGCTACGCCGCCCCCGAGAAGTGTCTGGCTGCGCACCTCCTCGACGACGGCGAACCCGTCCACCTCGAAGTCTGCAACGCGAGTTTCGACGACAACGTCACCCAGCGGTTGAAAGGCGCAGTCGCCCGCGACGCCTACGAGGAGATTCTCGACCCCCGCGGCGTCTGTCTCTGGCTGGACGGCCAGCGCGGCGACGAGACCCTCGAAAAACTCCGCGGCGGCGAACTCCCGTTCCCGACGCTCTCCGGTGCCTTAGAGATGCTCGGAATGGACGACGAGGAGGCGCAGGCCGCCGCGACGCGGATGCGCGAGTACCGCGCCGAGCAGACGGGCACGACGGTCCGCGGCGACGTGGTCTGA
- the ftsZ gene encoding cell division protein FtsZ, with protein sequence MQDIVQDALENAEAEQRDMEAQSDDDEFGEPRIVIVGCGGAGNNTINRLYNIGVEGADTVAINTDKQHLKMIEADTKILVGKSLTSGLGAGGDPSMGERATEMAQGTVKEVLGQADLVFVTAGMGGGTGTGAAPVVAKIAKEQGAIVVGMVSTPFNVERARTVKAEEGLEKLRNEADSIIVLDNNRLLDYVPNLPIGKAFSVMDQIIAETVKGISETITQPSLINLDYADMSTIMNQGGVAVMLVGETQDKNKTEEVVRDAMNHPLLDVDYRGASGGLVHITGGPDLTLKEAEGIADNITERLEASANVIWGARIQEEYKGKVRVMAIMTGVQSAQVLGPTTQKQADRSRASLDGSSEFETSQNRQRRTNANSNGSWQSDGGRDEVERNNGLDVIR encoded by the coding sequence ATGCAAGATATCGTTCAAGACGCACTCGAAAACGCCGAAGCCGAGCAGCGCGATATGGAGGCGCAGAGCGACGACGACGAGTTCGGGGAACCCCGTATCGTCATCGTCGGCTGCGGTGGTGCCGGGAACAACACCATCAACCGCCTCTACAACATCGGCGTCGAAGGCGCTGACACCGTCGCTATCAACACCGACAAACAGCACCTGAAGATGATCGAGGCCGATACGAAGATTCTCGTCGGCAAGTCGCTGACCTCCGGCCTCGGTGCCGGCGGCGACCCCTCGATGGGTGAACGCGCGACGGAGATGGCCCAGGGAACCGTCAAGGAGGTTCTCGGCCAGGCAGACCTCGTCTTCGTCACCGCGGGGATGGGCGGTGGCACCGGGACCGGTGCGGCCCCCGTCGTCGCCAAAATCGCCAAAGAACAGGGCGCTATCGTCGTCGGCATGGTCTCGACGCCGTTCAACGTCGAGCGTGCCCGTACGGTGAAAGCCGAGGAAGGACTGGAGAAACTCCGCAACGAGGCGGACTCCATCATCGTCCTCGACAACAACCGCCTGCTCGACTACGTCCCGAACCTCCCGATCGGCAAGGCGTTCTCGGTGATGGACCAGATCATCGCCGAGACGGTGAAGGGTATCTCGGAGACGATCACTCAGCCGTCGCTCATCAACCTCGACTACGCCGACATGTCCACCATCATGAACCAGGGTGGCGTCGCCGTGATGCTGGTCGGTGAGACCCAGGACAAGAACAAGACCGAAGAGGTGGTCCGCGACGCGATGAACCACCCGCTTCTCGACGTGGACTACCGCGGGGCGTCCGGCGGCCTCGTCCACATCACCGGCGGCCCGGACCTCACGCTCAAAGAGGCCGAGGGCATCGCCGACAACATCACCGAACGCCTCGAAGCGAGCGCCAACGTCATCTGGGGCGCGCGCATCCAGGAGGAGTACAAGGGGAAAGTCCGCGTCATGGCCATCATGACCGGCGTCCAGAGCGCGCAGGTGCTCGGCCCGACGACGCAGAAGCAGGCCGACCGCTCGCGCGCCAGTCTCGACGGGAGCTCGGAGTTCGAGACGAGCCAGAACCGCCAGCGCCGGACAAACGCGAACTCGAACGGCTCGTGGCAGTCCGACGGCGGACGCGACGAGGTCGAACGCAACAACGGCCTCGACGTCATCCGCTAA
- the ncsA gene encoding tRNA 2-thiolation protein NcsA: MECDKCDRDAVMVASYSGAHLCENHFCASVEKRVRRRVREDSLVPRDASPDDPDTWVIGLSGGKDSVVLTHILDETFGRDPRIELVALSIHEGIEGYRDKSLDACVELCEDLSLRHEVVSYEEELGVRMDDVVEKDPENMAPCAYCGVFRRDLLEQYAEELGANKLLTGHNLDDEAQTALMNFLEGDVTQVAKHFDASIGGFDERALTDDFVPRAKPLRDVPEKEVALYAHLKDLPAHITECPHASEAYRGEIQQLLLKLEENHPGTRHSIMAGYEELAQMAAERYRGDGDEDVELNECERCGSKTGGTVCRKCKLIEAVQAV, from the coding sequence ATGGAGTGCGACAAGTGCGACCGCGACGCCGTCATGGTCGCGAGCTACTCGGGGGCGCATCTCTGCGAGAACCACTTCTGCGCCTCGGTCGAGAAACGCGTCCGGCGGCGCGTCCGCGAGGACAGCCTCGTCCCCCGCGACGCCAGCCCCGACGACCCCGACACGTGGGTCATCGGCCTCTCGGGCGGCAAAGACAGCGTCGTGCTCACCCACATCTTGGACGAGACGTTCGGCCGGGATCCCCGCATCGAACTCGTCGCGCTCTCCATCCACGAGGGTATCGAGGGTTACCGCGACAAGAGCCTCGACGCCTGCGTCGAACTCTGCGAGGACCTCTCGCTGCGTCACGAGGTCGTCTCCTACGAGGAGGAACTCGGCGTCCGGATGGACGACGTCGTGGAGAAGGACCCCGAGAATATGGCCCCCTGCGCGTACTGCGGCGTCTTCCGACGCGACCTGCTCGAACAGTACGCCGAGGAACTGGGCGCGAATAAGCTGCTGACCGGCCACAACCTCGACGACGAGGCGCAGACGGCGCTGATGAACTTCCTCGAAGGCGACGTGACCCAAGTAGCCAAGCACTTCGACGCGAGCATCGGCGGGTTCGACGAGCGCGCGCTCACCGACGACTTCGTCCCCCGCGCGAAACCGCTGCGCGACGTGCCCGAGAAGGAGGTCGCGCTGTACGCGCACCTCAAAGACCTCCCGGCGCACATCACCGAGTGCCCACACGCGAGCGAAGCGTACAGGGGGGAGATTCAGCAGTTGCTGTTGAAACTCGAAGAGAACCACCCCGGAACGCGACACTCCATCATGGCCGGCTACGAGGAACTCGCGCAGATGGCCGCCGAGCGGTACCGCGGCGACGGCGACGAGGACGTCGAACTCAACGAGTGCGAACGCTGCGGGTCGAAGACGGGTGGCACCGTCTGCAGAAAGTGTAAACTCATCGAAGCGGTTCAGGCGGTCTGA
- a CDS encoding ribbon-helix-helix domain-containing protein, which translates to MERVTLRIPKQQIEEVEQMVETGEFPNRSEAIRSAVREMLNEQADERDAKRPERTKRSWAKV; encoded by the coding sequence ATGGAGCGTGTGACACTACGAATTCCGAAGCAGCAGATCGAAGAGGTCGAACAGATGGTGGAGACGGGAGAGTTCCCGAACCGCAGCGAAGCCATCCGTTCGGCCGTCCGCGAGATGCTCAACGAGCAGGCCGATGAACGCGACGCGAAACGTCCCGAGCGCACCAAGCGCAGCTGGGCAAAGGTGTAA
- a CDS encoding formate/nitrite transporter family protein: protein MSVAPDPAEIFKRAVKEGERRLDQSLLELASTSFIAGFTVVFGIVALGYVHAAVGRQFGPLAELAGALAFGVGVVFLIVGRTELFTENFFDPTAKAVEADSWMLSSLLRLWTVTFAFNLLGGGLFALVFAVEGTLSAHTTEALRAFAVEFVRREPTAEFANGVAGGALVALLSFLLAAVDSVRSRITMAYIVGFLLALGPFDHVVVTMLHVFFGVLFGAEIGVVSFAVMTAIVTAGNFVGGLGLVTFTHVTQFRGARESDS, encoded by the coding sequence ATGTCAGTAGCTCCCGACCCAGCCGAGATATTCAAGCGAGCCGTGAAGGAAGGCGAGCGACGCCTCGACCAGTCGCTGCTCGAACTCGCCTCGACGAGTTTCATCGCGGGGTTCACCGTCGTGTTCGGCATCGTCGCGCTCGGCTACGTCCACGCCGCAGTGGGGCGGCAGTTCGGTCCGCTCGCCGAACTAGCGGGTGCGCTCGCCTTCGGTGTGGGAGTCGTGTTCCTCATCGTCGGGCGGACGGAACTGTTCACCGAGAACTTCTTCGACCCGACAGCGAAGGCGGTCGAAGCGGATTCGTGGATGCTCTCGTCGCTCCTTCGTCTCTGGACCGTCACCTTCGCGTTCAACCTGCTCGGCGGCGGCCTCTTCGCGTTGGTCTTCGCCGTGGAGGGGACGCTGTCGGCGCACACCACAGAGGCGCTGCGAGCGTTCGCCGTGGAGTTCGTCCGCCGAGAGCCGACCGCGGAGTTCGCCAACGGCGTCGCCGGCGGTGCGCTCGTCGCGCTACTGTCGTTTCTCTTGGCGGCCGTCGACAGCGTCAGGAGCCGTATCACGATGGCGTACATCGTCGGGTTCCTGCTGGCGCTCGGCCCGTTCGACCACGTCGTCGTCACGATGCTCCACGTCTTCTTCGGCGTGCTGTTCGGAGCGGAGATCGGCGTCGTCTCGTTCGCCGTCATGACGGCTATCGTCACGGCGGGGAACTTCGTCGGGGGACTCGGCTTAGTGACGTTCACCCACGTCACTCAGTTCAGGGGCGCGCGCGAGTCGGACAGTTGA
- a CDS encoding PaaI family thioesterase, whose protein sequence is MSESLRTRLTRLGFNLHPTYRSTGGRVRYIAADWSRVQVELPLTWRTKNVYGTMFGGSMYAAVDPVYVIMLNRRLGDGFTVWDRAAEIEFKRPGDRTLYADFRLPDGEIETIGEALDPGESTDREYELRLFDADGDVYAEVSKTLYVRRDE, encoded by the coding sequence ATGAGCGAATCGCTCCGAACCCGTCTCACGCGCCTCGGGTTCAACCTCCACCCCACGTATCGGAGCACCGGCGGCAGAGTCCGGTACATCGCCGCCGACTGGAGTCGCGTGCAGGTCGAACTCCCGCTGACGTGGCGGACGAAGAACGTCTACGGGACGATGTTCGGCGGGAGCATGTACGCCGCCGTCGACCCGGTGTACGTCATCATGTTGAACCGACGGCTCGGCGACGGGTTCACCGTCTGGGACCGCGCGGCGGAGATCGAGTTCAAGCGACCGGGCGACCGGACGCTGTACGCCGACTTCCGCCTGCCCGACGGAGAGATCGAGACGATTGGGGAGGCGCTCGACCCCGGCGAGTCGACCGACCGCGAGTACGAGCTGCGGTTGTTCGATGCCGACGGCGACGTGTACGCCGAGGTTTCGAAGACGCTGTACGTCCGCCGCGACGAGTGA
- a CDS encoding right-handed parallel beta-helix repeat-containing protein gives MSERISQYRVTTLVVVAAVVFSAGAVGVTTAETPNESGEAVELSECTSISSAGTYRIGGDLQTNGSASCLRVTADDVRIVGDGHALSGDGDGVGIVADGVTNVTVENVSVTGFESGVRFRGVDGGSLRGVAAVGNAGDGVQLHSTTGVLVVSTRADENVDDGIVLDDADDNRIESSAFRRNGGDNGGDGILLRNGSDGNVVRFSVTDENVDDGIDLDNASGNLLESNLVRDNEGLENADGIELRDSDDNAIRRNTVQNSLDDGIDLARSDNNTVSRNTVTGNRNDGIPVGVAENNRVVGNVVRDSGSDGILLRGEASNNLVGRNTVTGSVRDGILLRLGARENRIVDNTVTDSGRDGVVLRNVTANVVRGSVVRDNADDGIEIDYGGDRNLVQQNDVFDNGAEGIRFHRSVGTRLLDNRVWRNGADGINVTDVRGAVLARNVVNQNADNGVELTRVTASAVVESTTKENGANGIRLDHVRRVVVALTDGDDNGDGDVSVVESQSVWTIDRSDPRSEPAVLEALIRRVTGLDVPISE, from the coding sequence ATGTCCGAGAGAATCAGCCAGTACCGGGTGACGACGCTGGTCGTCGTCGCCGCGGTCGTTTTTTCAGCAGGGGCAGTCGGAGTAACGACAGCAGAGACGCCGAACGAGTCCGGAGAGGCGGTCGAGCTCTCGGAGTGCACGTCGATCTCGTCCGCCGGGACGTACCGCATCGGCGGGGACCTCCAGACGAACGGGTCCGCCTCGTGTCTGCGCGTGACCGCCGACGACGTCCGAATCGTCGGCGACGGGCACGCGCTCTCGGGTGACGGCGACGGCGTCGGCATCGTCGCCGACGGCGTGACGAACGTCACCGTCGAGAACGTCTCGGTCACCGGGTTCGAGTCGGGCGTCCGCTTCCGCGGCGTCGACGGCGGGTCACTCCGCGGCGTGGCCGCCGTCGGCAACGCCGGCGACGGCGTCCAACTGCACTCGACGACCGGCGTGCTCGTCGTCTCGACGCGTGCCGACGAGAACGTCGACGACGGTATCGTCCTCGACGACGCCGACGACAACCGCATCGAGAGCAGCGCGTTCCGCCGCAACGGCGGCGACAACGGCGGCGACGGTATCCTCCTTCGGAACGGCTCCGACGGCAACGTGGTGCGGTTCAGCGTCACCGACGAGAACGTCGACGACGGCATCGACCTGGACAACGCCAGCGGCAACCTGCTGGAGTCGAACCTCGTCCGCGACAACGAAGGGTTGGAGAACGCCGACGGCATCGAACTGCGCGACTCCGACGACAACGCCATCCGCCGCAACACGGTCCAGAACAGCCTCGACGACGGAATCGACCTGGCCCGTTCGGACAACAACACCGTCTCCCGGAACACCGTCACCGGTAACCGGAACGACGGCATCCCGGTCGGCGTCGCCGAGAACAACCGCGTCGTCGGGAACGTCGTCCGCGACAGCGGTAGCGACGGTATCCTCCTCCGCGGAGAGGCGTCGAACAACCTCGTCGGGCGTAACACCGTGACCGGCAGCGTCCGCGACGGGATTCTGCTCCGTCTCGGTGCCCGCGAGAACCGCATCGTCGACAACACCGTCACCGACAGCGGCCGCGACGGAGTCGTGCTCAGAAACGTGACGGCGAACGTCGTCCGCGGGAGCGTGGTCCGCGACAACGCCGACGACGGCATCGAGATCGACTACGGCGGCGACCGAAACCTCGTCCAGCAAAACGACGTGTTCGACAACGGAGCCGAGGGTATCAGGTTCCACCGGTCGGTGGGGACGCGACTCCTCGACAACCGAGTGTGGCGAAACGGCGCAGACGGCATCAACGTGACCGATGTCCGCGGCGCGGTGCTCGCGCGCAACGTCGTCAACCAGAACGCCGACAACGGCGTCGAGCTCACGCGCGTCACGGCGTCGGCCGTCGTCGAGAGCACGACCAAAGAGAACGGCGCGAACGGCATCAGACTCGACCACGTCCGGCGCGTCGTCGTCGCGTTGACCGACGGCGACGACAACGGCGACGGCGACGTGTCGGTCGTCGAGTCCCAGAGCGTCTGGACTATCGACCGCTCCGACCCGCGGTCGGAGCCGGCGGTGCTCGAAGCGCTGATCCGCCGGGTGACCGGCTTGGACGTACCGATTAGCGAATGA
- a CDS encoding aldo/keto reductase, whose protein sequence is MRHRELGTTGYDVTEIGLGTWNIGSDWGDVSEEEGRAAVRAALDAGIDFIDTADVYGDGASERRIAEVLDEEDARGDVTVATKAGRRLDPHEAERYTRENLERFVDRSRENLGVDSLDLLQLHCPPTEAYYRPEVFKALDGLKEAGKLDHYGVSVEKVEEGLKAIEYDGVETVQIIFNPFRQRPAELFFREAIRRRVGVIVRVPLASGLLTGNLSVDDEFPDNDHRNYNRDGDAFDMGETFAGVPFETGVRAADELGAAVPDDATLAQFTLRWILSFDAVSTVIPGSSSPEHIRQNVAAADLPEPSAQQHELIHEVYDERVRDHVHHRW, encoded by the coding sequence ATGCGACACCGCGAACTCGGCACCACCGGATACGACGTGACCGAAATCGGCCTCGGGACGTGGAACATCGGTAGCGACTGGGGCGACGTGAGCGAGGAGGAGGGCCGCGCGGCGGTCCGCGCGGCGCTCGACGCAGGTATCGATTTCATCGACACCGCCGACGTCTACGGCGACGGTGCGAGCGAGAGGCGAATTGCGGAGGTGCTCGACGAGGAAGACGCCCGCGGCGACGTTACCGTCGCCACCAAGGCAGGTCGTCGCCTCGACCCGCACGAGGCTGAGCGGTACACCCGCGAGAACCTCGAGCGGTTCGTCGACCGGAGTCGCGAGAATCTCGGCGTCGACTCGCTCGACCTGCTTCAGCTTCACTGCCCGCCGACGGAGGCGTATTACCGACCCGAGGTGTTCAAGGCGCTCGACGGCCTGAAGGAAGCCGGGAAACTCGACCACTACGGCGTCAGCGTCGAGAAAGTCGAGGAGGGGCTGAAAGCCATCGAGTACGACGGCGTCGAGACGGTCCAGATAATCTTCAACCCGTTCCGCCAGCGGCCCGCCGAACTGTTCTTCAGGGAAGCCATCCGCCGCAGAGTCGGCGTCATCGTCCGCGTCCCGTTGGCGTCGGGCCTCCTCACCGGCAATCTCTCGGTCGACGACGAGTTCCCCGACAACGACCACCGCAACTACAACCGAGACGGCGACGCCTTCGATATGGGCGAGACGTTCGCGGGCGTCCCGTTCGAGACGGGGGTCCGCGCCGCCGACGAACTCGGCGCGGCGGTTCCCGACGACGCGACGCTCGCGCAGTTCACGCTCCGCTGGATTCTCTCGTTCGACGCCGTGAGCACCGTCATCCCCGGCTCGAGCAGTCCCGAACACATCCGCCAGAACGTCGCCGCCGCGGACCTGCCGGAACCGTCGGCACAACAGCACGAACTCATCCACGAGGTGTACGATGAGCGCGTCCGCGACCACGTCCACCACCGCTGGTAA
- a CDS encoding Gfo/Idh/MocA family protein, with translation MSEKTHSDAPIRVGIVGLGYIGTTVGGEFAHHPQARVAAVCDLAESARVDAGEQFSVPPESRYEQYEEMLEGENLDAVLIGTPHTLHYDQVVAALERGLHVLCDKPLTTDLEQAQDLYERTQNADEVLMVGYQRHLNPAFVEARQRWTDTDRTPQWITAEISQDWVERFSGTWRSDPDLSGGGYLYDTGSHILDAILWTTDLTPTAVRADMTFVDDEQRVDERAELWIEFEEGANASVSVYGKTPCTREHIHIWDDEGAVYLDGREWEDRQLSEIDADSTTHTPYLGGQSHPNKAESFVRAIREGTAPPATPMDGLRVTAVTEAAYESARGDGDWVSVNL, from the coding sequence ATGTCGGAGAAGACACACAGCGACGCCCCGATTCGAGTTGGTATCGTCGGCCTCGGTTACATCGGAACGACCGTCGGCGGCGAGTTCGCCCACCACCCGCAGGCCCGCGTCGCGGCGGTGTGCGACTTGGCAGAGTCCGCGCGCGTCGACGCGGGCGAACAGTTCTCGGTGCCGCCGGAGTCGCGGTACGAACAGTACGAGGAGATGCTCGAGGGCGAGAACCTCGACGCGGTTCTCATCGGCACGCCGCACACGCTCCACTACGATCAGGTCGTCGCTGCGTTGGAGCGCGGGCTCCACGTGCTCTGCGACAAGCCGTTGACGACGGATCTCGAACAGGCACAGGACCTCTACGAGCGCACGCAGAACGCCGACGAGGTGTTGATGGTCGGCTACCAGCGCCACCTCAACCCGGCGTTCGTCGAAGCGCGGCAGCGATGGACGGATACGGACCGGACGCCGCAGTGGATAACCGCCGAAATCAGCCAGGACTGGGTCGAGCGGTTCAGCGGGACGTGGCGGTCGGACCCCGACCTTAGCGGCGGCGGCTACCTCTACGACACGGGGAGCCACATCCTCGACGCCATCCTCTGGACGACCGACCTCACGCCCACGGCCGTCCGCGCGGACATGACGTTCGTCGACGACGAGCAGCGCGTCGACGAGCGTGCGGAGCTGTGGATCGAGTTCGAGGAGGGTGCCAACGCCAGCGTCTCGGTGTACGGGAAGACGCCCTGCACGCGCGAACACATCCACATCTGGGACGACGAGGGCGCGGTGTATCTCGACGGGCGCGAGTGGGAGGACCGCCAGCTCTCGGAGATCGACGCCGACAGCACGACGCACACGCCGTATCTCGGCGGCCAGTCACACCCGAACAAAGCCGAGTCGTTCGTCCGCGCCATCCGCGAGGGGACGGCCCCGCCCGCGACGCCGATGGACGGCCTGCGCGTCACCGCGGTCACCGAGGCGGCGTACGAGTCCGCCCGCGGCGACGGCGACTGGGTGAGCGTCAACCTGTAG
- a CDS encoding M24 family metallopeptidase produces MATRLPPSEFEARLDSIRGALADTDADAGVWFGATSIEYLTGFHHIQTERPVVLAVTPNRIEITVPRLEVERVEPNPRIDAVHHYFDYPGDEPLKTAVSMLRGMGVDAVAADSDGALGVMGYEGPKLSEFVEVESQGWVGRMRWEKTDVEVDLIRESAKWANLGHRYLADYTEVGAHPATVSQQASTDASRAMLDTLGDRYSVRVRGNGPVNAGYISGTETALPHGHTPNERLSEGDVLITGASANVDGYHSELERTMFVGEPTDEQVHYFELMLEAQTIAIEALGPGVSISHVDQVVWDYLEEQGVADLAQHHVGHNIGLGGHEPPYIDRGWDEAQEDPADAEMAPGQVYTIEPGIYTDEFGYRHSDTIAVTERGVEWLTFFPRDLESNIIR; encoded by the coding sequence ATGGCAACCAGACTCCCGCCCTCCGAGTTCGAGGCGCGTCTCGACAGCATCCGCGGCGCGCTCGCCGACACCGACGCCGACGCCGGCGTCTGGTTCGGCGCGACGAGTATCGAGTATCTCACCGGCTTCCACCACATCCAGACCGAGCGACCCGTCGTCCTCGCGGTGACGCCGAACCGCATCGAGATTACGGTGCCGCGGCTCGAAGTCGAGCGCGTCGAACCGAACCCCCGAATCGACGCCGTCCATCACTACTTCGACTACCCCGGCGACGAACCGCTGAAGACGGCGGTCTCGATGCTCCGCGGGATGGGCGTCGACGCCGTCGCCGCCGACAGCGACGGCGCACTCGGCGTGATGGGTTACGAGGGACCGAAGCTCTCGGAGTTCGTCGAGGTCGAATCCCAGGGTTGGGTCGGCCGGATGCGCTGGGAGAAGACCGACGTCGAGGTCGACCTCATCCGCGAGTCGGCGAAGTGGGCGAACCTCGGCCACCGTTACCTCGCCGACTACACCGAAGTCGGCGCACATCCGGCGACGGTCAGCCAGCAGGCGTCGACGGACGCCTCCCGCGCGATGCTCGACACGCTCGGCGACCGCTACTCGGTCCGCGTGCGCGGCAACGGCCCGGTCAACGCGGGCTACATCAGCGGCACCGAAACCGCGCTCCCGCACGGTCACACCCCGAACGAGCGACTCTCGGAGGGCGACGTGCTCATCACCGGCGCGTCGGCGAACGTCGACGGCTACCACTCCGAACTGGAGCGGACGATGTTCGTCGGCGAACCGACCGACGAACAGGTTCACTACTTCGAACTCATGCTCGAAGCCCAGACCATCGCCATCGAGGCGCTCGGGCCGGGCGTCTCCATCAGCCACGTCGACCAGGTCGTCTGGGACTACCTCGAAGAGCAGGGCGTCGCCGACCTCGCCCAGCACCACGTCGGCCACAACATCGGTCTCGGCGGCCACGAACCGCCGTACATCGACCGCGGATGGGACGAGGCCCAGGAAGACCCCGCCGACGCCGAGATGGCACCCGGACAGGTGTACACCATCGAACCCGGCATCTACACCGACGAGTTCGGCTACCGCCACTCCGACACCATCGCCGTCACCGAGCGGGGAGTCGAGTGGCTGACGTTCTTCCCGCGGGACCTCGAATCGAACATCATCCGGTAG